The following is a genomic window from Caldicellulosiruptor danielii.
TTAACTCCTCAAGAGGTCTCTTTAAGTACTCTGCAGCTTTAATTGCGACATATTTGTGTGATGTCCCATGAAATCCATATTTTCTTATTTTATATTTTTCATACACCTCATATGGAAGCGAATACATATACGCATATCTTGGCATTGTTTGATGAAATGCTGTATCAAACACAGCCACATTAGGTTTTCCAGGAATCTCTTTTTCACATGCTTCAATTCCCATTAAATTTGCAGGATTGTGAAGAGGCGCAAGCTCAATACATTCTCTTATTGCTTTCTTTACCTCTTCATTAACAACCACCGCATCACTGAAATACTCCCCACCATGCACAACCCTGTGACCAATCGCATCAATTTCATCCATAGAATGGATAATACCAGCTTCTTCGTGTGTGAGCATCTCTAAAACAAGTTTAATAGCAACATTGTGGTCTTTTATTTCCTGTTCTTTTACAATCTCTTGACCGTTTTTCTGATGTCTGATAAATGCTCCCGGTAAACCAATCCTATCAACAACACCCTTACAAAGAGCAACCTCTGTATCGGTATCAATAAATTGATACTTTAAAGATGAACTTCCCGAATTTAATACTAAAACCTTCATTTTCTCATTCCCCTTCTATCAAAAATTTATTTCATCATAGCCTGCACAGCAGTAATAGCAATAACCCCCACAATGTCTTCAGCTTTGCAGCCCCGAGACAAATCATTCACAGGTTTTGCTATTCCCTGGGTAATAGGTCCGTACGCTTCTGCTTTTGCAAGCCTTTCTGTAAGCTTGTATGCAATATTGCCTGCATCAAGGTCAGGGAAAATTAGAACATTTGCTTGCCCTGCAACAGGACTGCCTGGCGCTTTCAGCTTTGCAACAGAAGGAACTATTGCTGCATCTGCCTGAAGTTCACCATCTATCAAAAGATCTGGTGCTTTCTCTTTTGCAATCCTTGTTGCTTCAACAACCTTGTCAACCATCTCTGACTTTGCTGAGCCTTTGGTCGAATATGAGAGCATTGCAACCTTTGGAGTCTTCCCAACCAAGGCTTCAAAGCTCTTCGCAGAGGTTATGGCAATATCAGCAAGCTCTTCTGCTGTTGGATTCGGATTCAAACCTGCATCAGCGTATAAAAATACACCATTTTCGCCATATTCACAGTTTGGTACAACCATAATAAAGAAGCTTGAAACAAGTTTTACCCCAGGTGCTGTTTTTAATATCTGCAGGGCTGGTCGCAAAGTATCTGCTGTTGAGTGAATAGCGCCAGAGACCATACCATCTGCCAAACCTTTGTATACAAGCATAACACCAAAATACATCGGGTCTTTCATAATCTTTCTTGCATCTTCCAGTGTTACACCCTTGTTTTTTCTTAGTTCATAAAATTCATTTACAAATTCATCAAATCTATCGAAATTGTCTGGGTCAATATAAATAGCATCATCTACATTTGCATTCAGCTTTGCTGCTTCTTTTTTATTTCATCTTCTCTCCCAATCAAAACTATCTTAGCTATTTTTTCTTTTAGAACTATGGAGGCAGCTTTTAAATTTCTTTCTTCGTAACTTTCGGGTAGTACAATTGTTTTTATATCTGATTTTGCTTTTTCGATAATTGTATCAATAAAAGCCATTTTTTGATACTCCTTTCGTTTATTATTTGTCATATTGCACCTTATATATTATAAAACAAATTGTATCTTGTATACAAGAATTATTTTACTTTTAAAATAAAATCTAAATTGCAATATT
Proteins encoded in this region:
- a CDS encoding acetate kinase gives rise to the protein MKVLVLNSGSSSLKYQFIDTDTEVALCKGVVDRIGLPGAFIRHQKNGQEIVKEQEIKDHNVAIKLVLEMLTHEEAGIIHSMDEIDAIGHRVVHGGEYFSDAVVVNEEVKKAIRECIELAPLHNPANLMGIEACEKEIPGKPNVAVFDTAFHQTMPRYAYMYSLPYEVYEKYKIRKYGFHGTSHKYVAIKAAEYLKRPLEELKLITCHLGNGSSVCAIKYGKSVDTSMGFTPLAGLAMGTRSGTIDPAVILYLMEKEKMDVKQMNDFLNKKSGVLGISGVSSDFRDLEKAANEGNERAQLAIDMFCYRVKKYIGEYAAVLGGADAIIFTAGIGENNALVRDKCLTDLEYMGVLYDRERNFNVEKGRVFEINKPESKVKVLIVPTNEELMIAREAKRLLSK